Part of the Variovorax sp. PAMC 28711 genome is shown below.
GCGTCGGCGAGATCCGGGTGCCGGTGCACTACACCTACCGCGTGCCGCTCGCCGAATCGTGGATCCTGAAGCTCGAAGGCGACGCCTACGTGCTTACCGTGCCGGCGCCCGTGCCGCTGCTGCCGCCGGCCATCGACACCGCCAAAGCCGAGATCACCAGCGTCGGCGGTGGCCTTCTGCCGCCCGGCGCAGCCGGCAACCAGACGAACCTGCTGAAGAACCTCGGCCCCGAACTCACTGCGCGCGCGCAGCGCGTCGAGTACCTGCGCGCCCAACTGCCAGCCGCCGAAAAAACGGTCGGCGAGTTTGCCGGGAAATGGATGAAGGCGCAGACCCGGGGGCCTTCCAGGCCCGTGCGGGTCAGGTTCGACCTGGCGCCGGGGAACTGATTGCCGCTTTTGCGGCACTCCCGTGATGCGGCGCCGGATGTCGGCCAGCATGTCTGGTCGGTGTCGCGGAAATTCTGCGACGTCTCCGACAGATGGTCTTCAGTTTGCCGTCATGTTGCCGATATCAAGGCACATGTTTCACGCACGCGGAGATTGGTTCGCCGGTCAAAGTGACGCACCACCCGGCCACTCCGTTCTCGTTCCTTGAAAGATTCTCGATGACCATCACAACCCGTGTCGACTTCTCGACAGACAATCTTTTGCAGGGCCTGGAAACGTGCACGGATGCGCAACTGGATGAACTCGCATTCGGGGTGATCGGTTTCGGCGCAGACGGCATCGTTCGCCGTTACAACGCTTTTGAATCCAAAGCCGCCGCGCTCTCGCCGCAAAGGGTGCTCGGGCAGCCTTTGTTCACGTCTGTCGCACCTTGCATGAACAATTTCATGGTC
Proteins encoded:
- a CDS encoding phosphonate transporter, translating into MTITTRVDFSTDNLLQGLETCTDAQLDELAFGVIGFGADGIVRRYNAFESKAAALSPQRVLGQPLFTSVAPCMNNFMVAQRFEDAAEAKQALDESIDYVLTLRMRPVKVRLRLLASPGAAQRYVLVKRAV